TCTTTAGAAAATTCAACAAAATCATCAAAAATTTCTACGATTTCGCCTTCTTTTGGCTGGAGTTGCTGCTTCAGGAATTCGGGTAAACTCACTTTCCCGATGAAACACAAACCCTGCGAATCCTTTTTTTCGGCAGTTACCAAACCAAGTTCTTTGGCAATTTCCCGAACCTCCGGTTTTGTAAGCTCACCGATGGGAAAAAGGGCCTTAGATAATTGATTCTGATTGAGTTGGCAAAGGAAATAACTCTGATCTTTATTGTTGTCTTTCCCCGCAAGAAGTTGGTAAATTTCTTTTCCGTTTTCATCTTTGAAGGAGTCCAGGCGTGCATAATGTCCGGTTGCCACTTTATCCGCACCAAGCGCGAGTGCCGTTTCCAGAAAAACATCAAATTTCACCTCACGGTTGCAGAGAATATCAGGATTTGGAGTGCGGCCTTTTTCATACTCAGCGAACATATAATCTACGATTCGTTCTTTGTAAAGTTCGCTCATATCAATCACCTGGAAAGGAATTCCCAGTTTTTGGGCTACCATCAGCGCATCATTGCTGTCTTCAATCCAGGGGCATTCATCTTCGAGGGTTACGGAAGCATCGTTCCAGTTGCGCATAAAGAGACCAACAACTTCGTGTCCCTGTTGTTGGAGGAGGTAGGCGGCAACGCTGGAATCCACACCTCCGGAAAGTCCTACTACTATTTTCATATTTTGGCTACGCTTTCGTTAAGGGAAAGTTTTGCGCTGCAAATTTACGGATTATTATTTCTTTAAAGCCTTTAGATTGTGGTACAGAATTCGCTGATGCCATCAATAAAGTCATTTATGATGAAAAAATTATTGTTTCTCTCTTCAATATTCTCATTTACAGTAAGTTTTGCACAGATCGGAACATCTTTTCCTTCAACAAAAACAAGCAATGAA
The sequence above is a segment of the Chryseobacterium taklimakanense genome. Coding sequences within it:
- the mnmA gene encoding tRNA 2-thiouridine(34) synthase MnmA, translated to MKIVVGLSGGVDSSVAAYLLQQQGHEVVGLFMRNWNDASVTLEDECPWIEDSNDALMVAQKLGIPFQVIDMSELYKERIVDYMFAEYEKGRTPNPDILCNREVKFDVFLETALALGADKVATGHYARLDSFKDENGKEIYQLLAGKDNNKDQSYFLCQLNQNQLSKALFPIGELTKPEVREIAKELGLVTAEKKDSQGLCFIGKVSLPEFLKQQLQPKEGEIVEIFDDFVEFSKEKPLFSSKLEELEFLSSKIKYRKSDGKVIGKHQGAQYYTIGQSKGLGIGGHKESCFIINRDMENNILYVGEGKNFPGLYRKALKIENSEVHWIREDLRLQHGESMDVMARIRYRQPLEKATLYQYGNAFYIEFENPQSAIAEGQFAAWYKDEELLGSGVIS